In the Malus domestica chromosome 16, GDT2T_hap1 genome, one interval contains:
- the LOC114822066 gene encoding cysteine-rich receptor-like protein kinase 44: MTARGLKEISSVSSTTTGPPASKSQSPVLFFFLGGLVTLIILLVLLFVFRKKIKPEDTKKLVAVVRRRPAASTDVFSGMLRTISYFDFKTLKKATKNFHPGNLLGVGGFGPVYRGRLGDGTLIAAKKLCLDKSQQGESEFLTEVKLITSVQHRNLVRLIGCCSDGPQRLLVYEYMKNRSLDLIIYGKSDQFLSWSTRFQIIVGIARGLQYLHEDSPLRIIHRDIKASNILLDDKFQPKIGDFGLARFFPEDQAYLSTTFAGTLGYTAPEYAIRGELSEKADIYSFGVLVLEIISGRKNTDLTLSSDMQYLPEYAWKLFETSNVIDLIDPKIKEDGYVERDVLQATQVAFFCLQPHPNLRPPMSEVVVMLTCEVEMVGTPMKPAFLGRRRTKNQNISWDSISEAFPSPLQSEPPSLAKPST; encoded by the exons ATGACAGCCCGAGGACTAAAAG AGATTTCTTCAGTATCCTCTACGACAACGGGTCCCCCTGCTTCTAAGTCGCAGTCTCCAGTGCTGTTCTTTTTCCTTGGAGGGCTAGTCACGCTCATAATATTGCTAGTTCTTCTATTTGTCTTTCGGAAAAAGATCAAGCCAGAAGATACTAAGAAATTGGTAGCAGTAGTGAGAAGGCGGCCAGCAG CATCGACAGATGTTTTCAGTGGGATGCTTCGAACAATAAGCTACTTCGATTTTAAGACATTGAAGAAGGCAACCAAGAACTTTCATCCTGGTAATCTCCTTGGAGTAGGTGGATTTGGCCCTGTCTATCGG GGGAGATTAGGAGATGGGACGTTAATTGCTGCTAAGAAATTGTGCCTTGACAAATCCCAACAAGGAGAATCAGAGTTTCTTACAGAGGTAAAGTTGATCACAAGCGTCCAACACAGGAACTTGGTTCGTCTTATCGGATGCTGCTCTGATGGGCCGCAACGGCTTCTTGTGTATGAATACATGAAGAACAGGAGCTTGGACCTCATTATTTATG GAAAGAGTGATCAGTTCTTGAGCTGGAGCACCAGGTTCCAGATAATTGTCGGTATTGCTCGAGGGTTACAATATCTACATGAGGATTCCCCCCTAAGAATTATCCACAGAGATATCAAGGCAAGCAACATTCTTCTTGACGACAAATTCCAACCGAAAATTGGAGATTTCGGGCTGGCTAGGTTCTTCCCTGAAGACCAAGCTTATCTCAGCACTACATTTGCTGGAACTTT AGGATATACGGCACCTGAGTATGCTATTAGAGGAGAATTATCTGAAAAGGCGGACATCTATAGTTTTGGAGTTCTTGTGCTCGAAATAATCAGCGGTAGAAAAAACACAGATCTCACTTTATCATCAGATATGCAATACCTCCCTGAATAT GCATGGAAATTGTTTGAGACGTCGAATGTGATTGATCTGATAgatccaaaaataaaagaagatggATATGTGGAAAGGGATGTCTTGCAAGCAACCCAAGTCGCCTTCTTCTGCCTTCAGCCGCACCCAAACCTTAGGCCCCCGATGTCGGAGGTTGTAGTAATGTTAACATGCGAAGTTGAAATGGTCGGAACACCTATGAAACCCGCCTTCTTGGGAAGAAGGCGAACGAAGAACCAGAACATTTCATGGGATTCTATAAGTGAGGCTTTCCCATCTCCCTTGCAGAGTGAGCCTCCCTCGTTAGCTAAACCATCCACTTGA
- the LOC114822067 gene encoding uncharacterized protein isoform X3 — MQHPVVVATKFHCTKSVVDSTAVRKQSATFSRSRGEHFKSSFQLACNYRNPDNNLVSPTTSLISTRWNYRKCISVSWRWVSQIISFYLLFLNVVADAEAFDDPSPSFMYDCEDVSNYYDSAENLEGKSLKKKLNSIISGHQSLSYREVWKALKILDASDVDNPEASSGIVEVYSLRVVPKSLAGKPEGWNREHLWPRSYGLKDGASLTDIHNIRPADVNVNASRGNKYYGECTGNSAKCLKPANKEAALDTETDKDRWAPPKQHRGDVARALMYMAVCYGFHQPGGGPALRLSDSPKISTGEMGLLSTLLKWNDSDPPSREEKLRNERVCKFYQHNRNPFVDHPEYARLIWRKHFIHRLPRSHEIHNKKAVRNKDKFHNYASLKGNMSKQILS; from the exons ATGCAGCATCCCGTTGTGGTGGCCACCAAATTCCACTGCACAAAATCTGTCGTCGACAGCACCGCCGTCCGCAAGCAGAGCGCCACCTTCTCCCGCAGCCGCGGCGAACACTTCAAATCCTCATTCCAATTAGCTTGCAACTATCGCAACCCAGATAATAATTTGGTCTCTCCAACCACTTCCCTCATTTCTACAAG ATGGAATTACAGAAAATGCATCAGTGTTTCTTGGAGATGGGTTTCTCAGATCATCtctttttatttgttgtttCTCAATGTTGTTGCTGATGCTGAGGCATTTGATGATCCATCTCCTtcttttatgtatgattgtgaAGATGTTAGCAATTATTATGACAGTGCGGAGAATTTAGAGGGCAAATCGCtcaagaaaaaattgaattccattATTTCCGGGCACCAATCTTTATCCTACAGAGAG GTGTGGAAAGCTCTCAAGATTCTTGATGCTTCGGATGTTGACAACCCAGAAGCTTCGTCAGGAAT AGTTGAAGTTTACTCCTTGAGGGTTGTACCCAAGTCTTTAGCTGGGAAGCCCGAAGGATGGAATA GGGAGCATCTATGGCCTCGTTCTTATGGGTTAAAAGATGGTGCGTCTTTGACAGATATACACAACATTCGCCCAGCAGATGTGAATG TCAATGCATCCAGGGGGAACAAATACTATGGAGAATGCACGGGTAACTCAGCTAAATGTTTGAAGCCAGCAAACAAAGAAGCCGCTTTGGACACGGAAACTGACAAGGACAGATGGGCACCACCTAAACAG CATAGAGGAGATGTTGCTAGGGCACTGATGTACATGGCAGTGTGTTATGGGTTTCATCAACCAGGTGGAGGCCCAGCTCTTCGCCTTTCAGATTCTCCAAAAATTT CAACCGGTGAGATGGGACTGCTTTCTACATTGTTAAAGTGGAACGATAGTGATCCACCTTCAAGAGAAGAGAAGTTAAGAAATGAAAGAGTATGCAAGTTTTATCAACACAATAGAAATCCTTTTGTTGATCATCCAGAATATGCCCGTCTCATATGGAGAAAACATTTTATCCATCGTCTTCCAAGGAGTCATGAAATTCACAACAAAAAGGCAGTTCGGAACAAG GATAAATTCCACAACTATGCGTCCCTAAAAGG AAACATGAGCAAACAAATCCTCAGTTGA
- the LOC114822067 gene encoding uncharacterized protein isoform X1, translated as MQHPVVVATKFHCTKSVVDSTAVRKQSATFSRSRGEHFKSSFQLACNYRNPDNNLVSPTTSLISTRWNYRKCISVSWRWVSQIISFYLLFLNVVADAEAFDDPSPSFMYDCEDVSNYYDSAENLEGKSLKKKLNSIISGHQSLSYREVWKALKILDASDVDNPEASSGMYMLNTASCIVFCTIKYTLQLLPIRLPTLLCRVEVYSLRVVPKSLAGKPEGWNREHLWPRSYGLKDGASLTDIHNIRPADVNVNASRGNKYYGECTGNSAKCLKPANKEAALDTETDKDRWAPPKQHRGDVARALMYMAVCYGFHQPGGGPALRLSDSPKISTGEMGLLSTLLKWNDSDPPSREEKLRNERVCKFYQHNRNPFVDHPEYARLIWRKHFIHRLPRSHEIHNKKAVRNKDKFHNYASLKGNMSKQILS; from the exons ATGCAGCATCCCGTTGTGGTGGCCACCAAATTCCACTGCACAAAATCTGTCGTCGACAGCACCGCCGTCCGCAAGCAGAGCGCCACCTTCTCCCGCAGCCGCGGCGAACACTTCAAATCCTCATTCCAATTAGCTTGCAACTATCGCAACCCAGATAATAATTTGGTCTCTCCAACCACTTCCCTCATTTCTACAAG ATGGAATTACAGAAAATGCATCAGTGTTTCTTGGAGATGGGTTTCTCAGATCATCtctttttatttgttgtttCTCAATGTTGTTGCTGATGCTGAGGCATTTGATGATCCATCTCCTtcttttatgtatgattgtgaAGATGTTAGCAATTATTATGACAGTGCGGAGAATTTAGAGGGCAAATCGCtcaagaaaaaattgaattccattATTTCCGGGCACCAATCTTTATCCTACAGAGAG GTGTGGAAAGCTCTCAAGATTCTTGATGCTTCGGATGTTGACAACCCAGAAGCTTCGTCAGGAATGTATATGCTGAATACTGCTTCCTGCATTGTTTTTTGTACTATCAAATATACCCTGCAACTCTTACCAATTCGCCTACCGACTCTTTTATGCAGAGTTGAAGTTTACTCCTTGAGGGTTGTACCCAAGTCTTTAGCTGGGAAGCCCGAAGGATGGAATA GGGAGCATCTATGGCCTCGTTCTTATGGGTTAAAAGATGGTGCGTCTTTGACAGATATACACAACATTCGCCCAGCAGATGTGAATG TCAATGCATCCAGGGGGAACAAATACTATGGAGAATGCACGGGTAACTCAGCTAAATGTTTGAAGCCAGCAAACAAAGAAGCCGCTTTGGACACGGAAACTGACAAGGACAGATGGGCACCACCTAAACAG CATAGAGGAGATGTTGCTAGGGCACTGATGTACATGGCAGTGTGTTATGGGTTTCATCAACCAGGTGGAGGCCCAGCTCTTCGCCTTTCAGATTCTCCAAAAATTT CAACCGGTGAGATGGGACTGCTTTCTACATTGTTAAAGTGGAACGATAGTGATCCACCTTCAAGAGAAGAGAAGTTAAGAAATGAAAGAGTATGCAAGTTTTATCAACACAATAGAAATCCTTTTGTTGATCATCCAGAATATGCCCGTCTCATATGGAGAAAACATTTTATCCATCGTCTTCCAAGGAGTCATGAAATTCACAACAAAAAGGCAGTTCGGAACAAG GATAAATTCCACAACTATGCGTCCCTAAAAGG AAACATGAGCAAACAAATCCTCAGTTGA
- the LOC114822067 gene encoding uncharacterized protein isoform X2 yields the protein MQHPVVVATKFHCTKSVVDSTAVRKQSATFSRSRGEHFKSSFQLACNYRNPDNNLVSPTTSLISTRWNYRKCISVSWRWVSQIISFYLLFLNVVADAEAFDDPSPSFMYDCEDVSNYYDSAENLEGKSLKKKLNSIISGHQSLSYREVWKALKILDASDVDNPEASSGMYMLNTASCIVFCTIKYTLQLLPIRLPTLLCRVEVYSLRVVPKSLAGKPEGWNREHLWPRSYGLKDGASLTDIHNIRPADVNVNASRGNKYYGECTGNSAKCLKPANKEAALDTETDKDRWAPPKQHRGDVARALMYMAVCYGFHQPGGGPALRLSDSPKISTGEMGLLSTLLKWNDSDPPSREEKLRNERVCKFYQHNRNPFVDHPEYARLIWRKHFIHRLPRSHEIHNKKAVRNKDKFHNYASLKGI from the exons ATGCAGCATCCCGTTGTGGTGGCCACCAAATTCCACTGCACAAAATCTGTCGTCGACAGCACCGCCGTCCGCAAGCAGAGCGCCACCTTCTCCCGCAGCCGCGGCGAACACTTCAAATCCTCATTCCAATTAGCTTGCAACTATCGCAACCCAGATAATAATTTGGTCTCTCCAACCACTTCCCTCATTTCTACAAG ATGGAATTACAGAAAATGCATCAGTGTTTCTTGGAGATGGGTTTCTCAGATCATCtctttttatttgttgtttCTCAATGTTGTTGCTGATGCTGAGGCATTTGATGATCCATCTCCTtcttttatgtatgattgtgaAGATGTTAGCAATTATTATGACAGTGCGGAGAATTTAGAGGGCAAATCGCtcaagaaaaaattgaattccattATTTCCGGGCACCAATCTTTATCCTACAGAGAG GTGTGGAAAGCTCTCAAGATTCTTGATGCTTCGGATGTTGACAACCCAGAAGCTTCGTCAGGAATGTATATGCTGAATACTGCTTCCTGCATTGTTTTTTGTACTATCAAATATACCCTGCAACTCTTACCAATTCGCCTACCGACTCTTTTATGCAGAGTTGAAGTTTACTCCTTGAGGGTTGTACCCAAGTCTTTAGCTGGGAAGCCCGAAGGATGGAATA GGGAGCATCTATGGCCTCGTTCTTATGGGTTAAAAGATGGTGCGTCTTTGACAGATATACACAACATTCGCCCAGCAGATGTGAATG TCAATGCATCCAGGGGGAACAAATACTATGGAGAATGCACGGGTAACTCAGCTAAATGTTTGAAGCCAGCAAACAAAGAAGCCGCTTTGGACACGGAAACTGACAAGGACAGATGGGCACCACCTAAACAG CATAGAGGAGATGTTGCTAGGGCACTGATGTACATGGCAGTGTGTTATGGGTTTCATCAACCAGGTGGAGGCCCAGCTCTTCGCCTTTCAGATTCTCCAAAAATTT CAACCGGTGAGATGGGACTGCTTTCTACATTGTTAAAGTGGAACGATAGTGATCCACCTTCAAGAGAAGAGAAGTTAAGAAATGAAAGAGTATGCAAGTTTTATCAACACAATAGAAATCCTTTTGTTGATCATCCAGAATATGCCCGTCTCATATGGAGAAAACATTTTATCCATCGTCTTCCAAGGAGTCATGAAATTCACAACAAAAAGGCAGTTCGGAACAAG GATAAATTCCACAACTATGCGTCCCTAAAAGGCATTTAA